From the genome of Leptotrichia trevisanii DSM 22070, one region includes:
- the thrC gene encoding threonine synthase codes for MNYKSTRGGELQSSTFATLHGLANGGGLYIPEKLPEVKLTYDKLKNLSYQELSEKIIKLFFTEFSDEEIKKAVNNAYNSSTFNDENIVPVYKLNEKVSFGELFHGRTLAFKDLALSLFPYLLLLSKEKQKENKKILILAATSGDTGKAALEGFKDVDGINIVVFYPKNGVSPMQEEQMRKQLGNNVEIVAINGNFDDAQSAIKVIFSSEEFKKYTNDYNVMFSSANSINIGRLFPQIIYYVSTYINLVKAGTIKPDEEFNVVVPTGNFGNILAGFIAKKLGIPIRKFISASNKNKVLADFFQTGTYNKNRDFYATNSPSMDILLSSNFERYLYYALNENSERVNELITNLLSGGELSVNEEELKNIQNEFYGEFANDDETVNAIKNVYENYHYLMDPHTAVAYSVYEKLDNNNLDKNIHTVIMSTAHPFKFPTPIAKALGIDETKEPYAILDEVSEITGVKFPGKLTEVRNSEIRFSNVIDKTDIQDFVKKYIKNLK; via the coding sequence ATGAATTATAAAAGTACAAGAGGCGGCGAGTTACAAAGCTCGACTTTTGCCACATTACATGGACTTGCAAATGGTGGGGGGCTTTATATTCCTGAAAAATTGCCAGAAGTGAAATTGACTTACGATAAACTGAAAAACTTGTCTTATCAGGAGCTTTCAGAAAAAATTATAAAATTGTTCTTTACAGAATTTTCAGATGAGGAAATAAAAAAAGCTGTGAATAATGCCTATAACAGTTCCACTTTCAATGACGAAAATATTGTTCCTGTGTATAAATTAAATGAAAAAGTAAGTTTTGGAGAGCTGTTCCATGGAAGAACATTGGCATTTAAAGATTTAGCTCTTTCATTATTTCCATATTTACTGCTTTTGAGTAAGGAAAAACAAAAAGAAAACAAAAAAATATTGATTCTGGCTGCAACTTCTGGAGATACTGGAAAGGCTGCTCTTGAAGGGTTTAAAGATGTTGACGGAATTAACATTGTCGTATTTTATCCTAAAAACGGAGTTAGCCCAATGCAAGAGGAACAAATGCGAAAACAACTTGGAAACAATGTAGAAATAGTCGCAATAAATGGAAACTTTGACGACGCTCAAAGTGCCATAAAAGTAATTTTCTCAAGCGAAGAATTTAAAAAATACACAAATGACTACAATGTAATGTTTTCAAGTGCAAACTCAATTAACATTGGAAGATTATTTCCACAAATTATTTATTATGTATCAACTTACATAAATTTGGTAAAAGCTGGAACAATCAAGCCTGATGAAGAATTTAATGTGGTAGTTCCTACTGGAAACTTTGGAAATATTCTAGCTGGATTTATTGCTAAAAAACTTGGAATACCAATCAGAAAATTTATCTCAGCTTCAAATAAAAATAAAGTTCTGGCTGATTTCTTCCAAACTGGAACATACAACAAAAATAGAGACTTTTACGCAACAAACTCACCATCAATGGATATTTTACTTTCATCAAACTTTGAGAGATACCTATATTACGCACTAAATGAAAACTCTGAAAGAGTAAACGAGTTAATCACAAACTTGCTTTCAGGCGGAGAATTATCAGTAAATGAGGAAGAATTGAAAAATATTCAAAATGAATTTTATGGAGAATTTGCAAATGACGATGAAACTGTAAACGCAATTAAGAATGTGTATGAAAATTATCATTATTTAATGGATCCACACACAGCAGTCGCCTATTCAGTTTATGAAAAATTAGATAACAATAATCTAGATAAAAATATTCACACCGTAATAATGTCAACAGCACACCCATTCAAGTTCCCAACTCCAATTGCAAAAGCATTGGGAATTGATGAAACAAAAGAGCCTTACGCAATTTTGGATGAAGTATCAGAAATCACTGGTGTAAAATTCCCGGGAAAATTGACAGAAGTGAGAAATTCAGAAATAAGATTTTCAAATGTGATTGATAAAACTGATATTCAGGACTTTGTGAAAAAATATATAAAAAATTTGAAGTAG
- a CDS encoding AAA family ATPase: MRKKLPIGISDFKKVIEGDYYYFDKTELISKIMEEAGEVKLFTRPRRFGKTLNMSMIKYFFDVKNKDENRKLFKNLKISKSKYFDLQGESPVIFISFKNYNKSNWEGGMEYIRSLIASLYDEFYELCEKLNPKNKRFFEKIWMEEPDTTNTNIENSLLELTKFLYQEYGKKVVLLIDEYDQPIINSYVHGYYEEAIEFFKSFYGSVLKDNNYLEMGIMTGILRIAKENIFSGLNNLQVYTILDNRFTEYFGIMEDEVDNAVKDFNLEYELKDVQKWYNGYLFGNLKVYNPWSINSFLDHKKLKPYWVNTSGNDLIKVYLIRLRNEIFDDFSKLLNKGAISKRINDNMTFSNLELNYEENIWNLFFHSGYLTLAEEVKNEEVYLKIPNEEILKMFSTMFIDVYFENHNTFFNMTYALKNGEIEIFKKELRKILLENVGVFDVSGNYKEQFYHGLMLGMVLSLKNEYEITSNNFSGKGRYDLMLKPKNLEKRKEGIILEFKVINAKDGINQNEVQEKLQEECAIALKQITEKEYISALKNAGVENILKIGVAFLGKEMEVKFER, from the coding sequence ATGAGAAAGAAGCTGCCAATCGGAATATCTGATTTTAAAAAAGTGATTGAAGGGGATTACTATTATTTTGATAAGACGGAATTAATTAGCAAGATTATGGAAGAGGCTGGGGAGGTAAAACTTTTTACAAGGCCTCGGCGATTTGGGAAAACATTGAATATGTCAATGATAAAATATTTTTTTGATGTTAAAAATAAAGATGAAAATAGGAAATTATTTAAAAATTTAAAGATTTCCAAAAGTAAATATTTTGATTTACAGGGGGAAAGTCCTGTAATTTTTATCAGTTTTAAGAATTATAATAAAAGTAACTGGGAAGGTGGGATGGAGTACATCCGAAGTTTGATTGCCAGTTTATATGATGAGTTTTATGAATTATGTGAAAAGCTGAATCCAAAAAATAAGCGTTTTTTTGAAAAAATATGGATGGAAGAGCCTGATACAACGAATACAAATATTGAAAATTCATTGCTGGAATTAACGAAGTTTCTTTATCAGGAATATGGAAAGAAAGTGGTTTTATTAATTGATGAATATGATCAACCAATAATTAATTCCTATGTACATGGTTATTATGAGGAAGCAATTGAATTTTTCAAGTCTTTTTATGGTTCCGTTCTAAAGGATAACAACTATTTGGAAATGGGAATTATGACAGGGATTTTGCGTATTGCGAAGGAAAATATATTTTCTGGATTAAATAATTTACAAGTTTATACAATACTTGATAACAGGTTTACAGAATATTTTGGGATTATGGAAGATGAAGTTGATAATGCTGTAAAAGATTTTAATTTAGAATATGAATTAAAAGATGTCCAAAAATGGTATAATGGATATTTGTTTGGAAATTTAAAAGTTTACAATCCTTGGTCAATTAATAGTTTTCTGGATCACAAAAAATTAAAACCATACTGGGTAAACACAAGCGGAAATGATTTAATAAAAGTCTATTTAATAAGATTAAGAAATGAAATTTTTGATGATTTTTCTAAACTTCTGAATAAGGGGGCTATTTCCAAAAGGATAAATGACAATATGACTTTTTCAAATTTAGAATTAAATTATGAGGAGAATATATGGAATCTATTTTTTCATAGCGGTTATTTAACATTGGCTGAGGAAGTAAAGAATGAGGAAGTATATTTGAAAATTCCCAATGAAGAAATATTAAAAATGTTTTCAACAATGTTCATTGATGTGTATTTTGAAAATCATAATACATTTTTTAATATGACATACGCTTTAAAAAATGGAGAAATTGAAATATTTAAAAAGGAATTGAGAAAAATACTATTGGAAAATGTTGGAGTATTTGATGTAAGTGGAAATTATAAAGAGCAGTTTTATCATGGGCTTATGCTTGGAATGGTTTTGAGTCTTAAAAATGAATATGAGATAACGTCTAATAATTTTTCAGGAAAAGGACGTTATGATTTAATGTTAAAGCCTAAGAATCTTGAGAAGAGGAAAGAGGGAATTATACTTGAATTTAAAGTTATAAATGCAAAAGATGGTATAAATCAAAATGAAGTTCAGGAAAAATTGCAAGAGGAATGTGCAATTGCGTTGAAGCAAATTACTGAGAAAGAATATATTTCAGCACTTAAAAATGCAGGAGTTGAAAATATTTTAAAAATTGGAGTAGCATTTTTAGGAAAAGAAATGGAAGTTAAATTTGAAAGATAA
- the recR gene encoding recombination mediator RecR, producing the protein MKKLDDLIDVFAKLPGIGRKSAARIAFDVLDKSEAEIDRMLEIIKDSHTNIKHCEICGNLSENDICEICANEKRDKEVICVVEGVRDVIAFEKSETYNGLYHVLGGKIDPLNGVTIEDLNLRKLMNRLNGDIKEVILALNPDLEGETTSLYLTKFLKEKNIKISKIASGIPMGGNIEYTDMATLGRSLEGRVNVDDVD; encoded by the coding sequence ATGAAAAAACTTGATGATTTGATAGATGTGTTCGCAAAATTGCCGGGAATTGGGAGAAAAAGTGCAGCAAGAATTGCATTTGATGTTTTAGACAAAAGTGAGGCAGAAATTGATAGAATGTTGGAAATAATAAAAGATTCACATACAAATATTAAACATTGTGAGATTTGTGGAAATTTATCTGAAAATGACATTTGTGAGATTTGTGCCAATGAGAAAAGGGATAAGGAGGTAATCTGTGTTGTTGAAGGTGTAAGAGATGTGATTGCCTTTGAAAAATCTGAAACATATAATGGGCTTTATCACGTTTTAGGTGGCAAGATTGATCCGTTAAATGGAGTTACAATTGAAGATTTGAATTTAAGAAAACTAATGAATCGGTTAAATGGAGATATTAAGGAAGTTATATTAGCTTTAAATCCTGATTTGGAAGGGGAAACCACAAGCCTATATCTGACAAAATTCCTGAAGGAAAAAAATATCAAAATTTCTAAAATTGCAAGTGGTATTCCAATGGGTGGAAATATCGAATATACGGATATGGCGACGCTGGGGAGATCGCTTGAGGGTAGAGTTAATGTGGATGATGTAGATTAA
- the pykF gene encoding pyruvate kinase PykF, whose translation MKIKMTKVVCTIGPKTESIEMLTKLVESGMNVMRLNFSHGDFAEHGARIKNIREVMKNTGKEIGILLDTKGPEIRTGKLEGGKDVVLETGKKVTITTDYSFVGNAEKFSVSYPGIVDDLYEGTTVLLDDGLVGLKVESVDKAAGEVHCVVTNTGELGETKGVNLPDVSVGLPALAEKDIADLKFGCEQGVDFVAASFIRKASDVAEVRKVLDDNGGKNIQIISKIESQEGVDNFDEILELSDAIMVARGDLGVEVPAEEVPFMQKMMIRKCNKAGKPVITATQMLDSMIRNPRPTRAEAGDVANAILDGTDAVMLSGESAKGKYPVEAVKMMATISKRTDEFKKFKTVETPDGSEISVTEAISSGAVSTTKALDAKLIVCWTKTGRSPRMIRKYGPVVPIIALTDNEQTARQLALVRGVRAYVEKGLDKTDDFFARAREIAANHEEANKGDLVVMVTGISKEGTTNTFRVERVGE comes from the coding sequence ATGAAAATTAAAATGACTAAAGTTGTTTGTACCATTGGTCCAAAAACTGAAAGTATTGAAATGTTGACAAAATTAGTGGAAAGCGGAATGAACGTAATGAGATTGAACTTTTCTCATGGTGATTTTGCAGAACATGGAGCAAGAATTAAAAATATTAGGGAAGTAATGAAAAATACAGGTAAGGAAATAGGAATCTTATTGGATACTAAAGGGCCTGAAATCAGAACTGGAAAATTAGAAGGTGGAAAAGATGTAGTATTGGAAACTGGTAAAAAAGTAACTATTACTACTGATTATTCTTTCGTTGGAAATGCTGAAAAATTTTCAGTTTCTTATCCAGGAATTGTTGATGACTTATATGAAGGAACTACAGTTTTATTAGATGATGGTTTAGTTGGATTAAAAGTTGAAAGTGTTGATAAAGCAGCTGGAGAAGTTCACTGTGTTGTTACAAATACTGGAGAATTAGGAGAAACTAAAGGTGTAAACTTGCCAGATGTTTCAGTTGGATTGCCGGCATTAGCTGAAAAAGATATTGCTGACTTGAAATTTGGTTGTGAACAAGGTGTTGACTTTGTAGCAGCTTCATTCATAAGAAAAGCATCTGACGTTGCTGAAGTAAGAAAAGTATTAGATGATAATGGTGGAAAAAACATCCAAATCATTTCAAAAATTGAAAGCCAAGAAGGTGTTGACAACTTTGACGAAATCTTGGAATTAAGTGATGCAATCATGGTTGCCAGAGGAGATTTAGGGGTAGAAGTACCTGCAGAAGAAGTTCCATTCATGCAAAAAATGATGATTAGAAAATGTAATAAAGCTGGAAAACCAGTTATTACAGCAACTCAAATGTTAGATTCAATGATTAGAAACCCTCGTCCTACAAGAGCAGAAGCTGGAGACGTTGCTAATGCTATCTTGGATGGTACAGATGCAGTTATGTTATCAGGAGAATCTGCAAAAGGTAAATATCCAGTAGAAGCCGTTAAAATGATGGCTACTATTTCAAAAAGAACAGATGAATTTAAAAAATTCAAAACAGTTGAAACTCCAGACGGATCAGAAATTTCTGTTACAGAAGCAATTTCAAGTGGTGCAGTAAGCACAACTAAAGCATTGGATGCTAAATTAATCGTATGTTGGACAAAAACTGGTAGATCACCAAGAATGATTAGAAAATATGGGCCAGTTGTACCAATTATCGCTTTGACAGACAATGAACAAACTGCTAGACAATTGGCGTTAGTAAGAGGAGTTAGAGCTTACGTAGAAAAAGGACTGGATAAAACAGATGATTTCTTCGCAAGAGCAAGAGAAATTGCAGCTAACCACGAAGAAGCTAATAAAGGTGACTTAGTAGTAATGGTAACTGGAATCTCTAAAGAAGGAACAACTAATACATTTAGAGTAGAAAGAGTTGGAGAATAA
- the pfkA gene encoding 6-phosphofructokinase, whose product MKKIAILTSGGDSQGMNTAIRAVTKAAINKGMEVYGIKRGYKGMLEDQIFPLTLLDVSGIADKGGTILLSARLPEFKDPEVRAKAAANLKKYGIDGLVVIGGDGSFHGAHYLYEEHGIKTIGIPGTIDNDVAGTDYTVGYDTALNIILDAISKLKDTATSHERTYLVEVMGRNCGDLALYSAIAGGASGVMIPETESSIDDIAEVIRKRRAEGKLYDIIVVAEGVGNVVQIKDELSKKVDTSIRVTILGHIQRGGAPTAFDRILATRLGVKAVELIEEGKGGLMVGIQSEEVTTHKLSYAWENYSKASASDYAIANMLSL is encoded by the coding sequence ATGAAAAAAATCGCAATTTTAACAAGTGGAGGAGATTCACAAGGTATGAATACAGCGATAAGAGCTGTCACTAAAGCTGCTATAAACAAAGGAATGGAAGTTTATGGTATAAAAAGAGGATACAAAGGTATGCTTGAAGATCAAATCTTTCCATTGACATTGCTGGATGTAAGTGGAATTGCTGATAAGGGAGGGACAATTTTATTATCAGCAAGATTGCCGGAATTTAAAGATCCTGAAGTTAGGGCAAAAGCAGCGGCTAATTTGAAAAAGTATGGAATTGACGGATTAGTTGTAATCGGTGGTGATGGTTCATTCCATGGGGCACATTATTTGTATGAAGAACACGGAATTAAGACAATTGGAATACCAGGAACTATTGATAACGATGTAGCTGGAACTGATTACACAGTTGGTTATGATACTGCATTAAATATTATACTGGATGCCATTTCAAAATTAAAAGATACTGCTACTTCTCATGAAAGAACATACTTAGTAGAAGTAATGGGAAGAAACTGTGGAGATTTGGCTCTTTATTCTGCGATAGCTGGAGGTGCAAGTGGAGTTATGATTCCTGAAACTGAAAGCTCAATTGATGATATAGCCGAAGTAATTAGAAAAAGACGTGCCGAAGGTAAATTATACGATATAATTGTTGTTGCTGAAGGTGTAGGAAATGTTGTACAAATTAAAGATGAGTTGTCAAAAAAAGTTGATACAAGTATAAGAGTTACTATCTTAGGGCATATTCAAAGAGGTGGAGCACCTACAGCATTTGATAGAATCTTGGCAACAAGACTTGGTGTAAAAGCAGTTGAATTAATTGAAGAAGGAAAAGGTGGATTGATGGTTGGAATTCAAAGTGAAGAAGTAACAACTCATAAATTATCTTACGCTTGGGAAAATTATTCAAAAGCATCTGCATCTGATTATGCAATAGCAAATATGTTATCATTATAA
- a CDS encoding DUF4272 domain-containing protein, with the protein MNLWNFFKRKKKTKSGICFSKEKSIEELLKNFLETNADKIETVTTENGEKLTENTKKFFLELKDGRKITVLINSNRDFLLKQQIALEIFLEKLNSETFKNIDEKEFLEYNNLFIILEAVNKEEEKDEAKLVEQLADFLGEFHRFIIQKNLNHYHYNGRRMVQDEKKWQISDFIPPLSQKMFSEYEIEMTDDDTGRIKRNIEILKGNGLPYDEKMEVNISEKDVKIHKKWDIIRRIVAVVITRLAAETHLEKKENGQKELATIVDIFEKRYQFKQVLSEREKDFIENPSDDKEMNAEFYFRLEAAKMLLWVLSVIDIEFQDFNTFCDISALISGIKNENLKSFARKCEIRSKNKIMDMLDYTYRLNWANVEIKLDGYERIVNESILYFSRLALEWVVQDGMSMDDIVLHT; encoded by the coding sequence ATGAATCTGTGGAATTTTTTTAAACGAAAGAAAAAAACAAAATCAGGAATATGCTTTTCAAAGGAGAAGTCGATAGAGGAACTTTTAAAAAACTTTTTGGAAACTAATGCTGATAAAATTGAAACGGTTACGACAGAAAATGGAGAAAAATTAACTGAAAATACGAAAAAATTTTTTCTTGAATTAAAGGATGGGAGAAAAATAACTGTATTGATAAATTCAAATCGGGATTTTCTTCTTAAGCAGCAAATAGCACTGGAAATATTTCTGGAAAAATTAAATTCGGAAACTTTTAAGAATATAGATGAAAAGGAGTTCCTGGAATATAACAATCTATTTATAATTTTGGAGGCAGTAAATAAGGAAGAAGAGAAGGATGAAGCAAAGTTGGTGGAGCAGCTTGCAGATTTTTTAGGAGAATTCCATAGATTCATTATACAAAAAAATTTGAATCATTATCATTATAATGGGAGAAGGATGGTTCAGGACGAGAAAAAATGGCAAATTTCAGATTTTATTCCGCCCCTTTCCCAAAAAATGTTTTCTGAATATGAGATTGAAATGACAGATGATGATACTGGGAGAATAAAAAGAAATATTGAAATATTGAAGGGAAATGGACTTCCGTATGATGAAAAAATGGAAGTGAATATATCCGAAAAAGATGTGAAAATACACAAGAAATGGGATATTATAAGAAGAATTGTAGCAGTAGTAATAACACGGCTTGCTGCAGAAACACACCTTGAAAAAAAAGAAAATGGACAAAAAGAACTGGCTACAATAGTAGATATTTTTGAAAAGAGGTACCAGTTTAAGCAAGTTTTATCAGAGCGGGAAAAAGACTTTATTGAAAATCCGAGTGATGATAAGGAGATGAATGCAGAGTTTTATTTTAGACTTGAAGCAGCAAAAATGTTACTTTGGGTTTTGTCAGTTATAGATATTGAATTTCAGGATTTTAACACATTTTGCGACATTTCAGCTTTGATAAGTGGAATAAAAAATGAAAATTTAAAATCATTTGCGAGAAAATGTGAAATCCGTTCCAAAAATAAAATTATGGATATGCTTGACTATACATACAGGTTAAATTGGGCAAATGTTGAAATAAAACTGGATGGATATGAAAGAATTGTAAATGAGAGCATTTTATATTTTAGTAGACTGGCACTGGAATGGGTGGTTCAAGATGGAATGAGTATGGATGATATTGTGCTCCATACATAG
- a CDS encoding NUDIX hydrolase: MDNSFKFLKGAKMIHPTTGITLEYLDKSHAVCFVLFNETKEKVILVKQFRPGPKDYEIEACAGLIDGNEEPRVAAFRELREETGYLEKDVTDIEELPQGLYVSPGYTTEKLYFFSARLKSDGIEPIEQSLDHGEEVEVVWVDVKDITKVSSDMKTILAVTYFSK; this comes from the coding sequence ATGGACAATAGTTTTAAATTTTTAAAAGGAGCAAAAATGATACATCCTACGACAGGAATAACCTTGGAGTATTTGGACAAATCTCATGCGGTTTGTTTTGTACTGTTTAATGAAACTAAGGAAAAGGTTATTTTGGTGAAGCAGTTTAGGCCAGGGCCGAAGGATTATGAAATTGAGGCTTGTGCTGGGCTGATTGATGGGAATGAGGAGCCTAGGGTAGCTGCCTTCAGGGAATTAAGGGAAGAAACTGGGTATCTGGAAAAGGACGTTACAGATATTGAGGAGTTGCCGCAAGGGTTATATGTATCGCCAGGTTATACTACTGAGAAATTATACTTTTTTAGTGCAAGACTAAAATCTGATGGCATTGAACCAATAGAACAGTCGCTTGATCACGGGGAAGAAGTGGAAGTGGTATGGGTTGATGTGAAGGATATTACAAAAGTGTCAAGTGATATGAAAACAATATTGGCAGTAACATATTTTTCGAAATAA
- a CDS encoding histidinol-phosphatase gives MNKTNFHTHNYRCEHAVGNVEDYVKVAIKEGYTELGISDHAPMPEYYENNRMKEEDFDGYLKEIEEAQEKYGDKIKIYKSLEIEYFPEFIKKYDKYREKLDYLVLGLHAFRKDEDSTNYNAWKIQTGEDVLAYAKYMVEAIESSKFDYIAHPDLYVINYRTWDESCEKAAHMISKAAEKMNVPLEVNANGIRKTFERHPDWDRYMYPYKEFWEIVKQYNVRAIIGSDTHDFNRMEDKEMEIAREFAKEIGLTVIESIF, from the coding sequence ATGAATAAGACAAATTTTCATACTCACAATTACCGATGTGAACACGCTGTTGGAAATGTGGAAGATTATGTAAAAGTGGCAATTAAGGAAGGCTACACAGAGCTGGGAATTTCAGATCACGCTCCAATGCCTGAATATTACGAAAACAATAGAATGAAAGAAGAAGATTTTGACGGATATTTGAAGGAAATAGAGGAAGCACAGGAAAAATATGGAGATAAAATCAAGATTTATAAATCATTAGAAATTGAATATTTTCCAGAATTTATTAAAAAATATGATAAATACAGGGAGAAACTGGATTATCTTGTTTTGGGACTGCATGCCTTTAGAAAAGACGAAGATAGTACAAATTATAACGCTTGGAAGATACAGACAGGAGAAGATGTGCTGGCTTATGCAAAATATATGGTTGAAGCGATAGAAAGCAGTAAATTTGATTACATTGCACACCCGGATTTGTATGTAATAAATTATCGGACTTGGGATGAAAGTTGTGAAAAAGCTGCACATATGATTTCAAAAGCGGCTGAAAAAATGAATGTACCACTGGAAGTGAATGCAAATGGAATAAGAAAAACATTTGAACGACATCCTGACTGGGACAGATATATGTATCCATACAAGGAATTTTGGGAAATTGTGAAGCAGTACAATGTAAGGGCCATAATTGGCTCAGATACGCACGATTTTAATAGGATGGAAGATAAGGAAATGGAAATTGCAAGGGAATTTGCGAAGGAAATTGGGTTGACTGTGATTGAGAGTATTTTTTAG
- a CDS encoding ABC-F family ATP-binding cassette domain-containing protein codes for MISTSNLSVQFGGRKLFDEVNIKFTEGNCYGIIGPNGAGKSTFLKVLTGELDSTSGEVIVEKNKRLSFLKQDHFAYEDEEVLNVVMMGHAKLYDIMLQKNALYAKTEFTEEDGNLAAELEGEFAELDGWEAETNAEKFLIGLGIPAELHHKLMKELTEPEKVKVLLAQAIFGNPDILLLDEPTNGLDLHAVKWLEDFLMDLENTTVLVVSHDRHFLNKVCTHIADIDYGKIKMFVGNYDFWYESNQLMQELIRNQNKKMEQKKKELQDFIARFSANASKSKQATSRKKQLEKLQFEDMQVSNRKYPYIEFKPEREAGNNMLKVENLTKTVDGEKILDNISFTVNTGDKVVILSKNDIAKTTLFQILAGELEPDSGTVEWGVTTSQSYFPKDNSEFFEDVDLSLIDWLRQFSTDQHEEYVRGFLGRMLFSGEEARKKAKVLSGGEKVRCMLSKMMLSNANVLLLDNPTDHLDLEAITSLNKSLERFDGTILFTTHDHEFIQTIANKIIEITPKGILEKEMEYDDYLNDETVEARLNEMYS; via the coding sequence TTGATTTCAACAAGTAATTTATCTGTCCAGTTTGGTGGACGAAAACTTTTTGATGAAGTGAATATTAAGTTTACAGAGGGGAACTGTTACGGTATTATTGGGCCGAATGGAGCTGGAAAATCAACATTTTTAAAAGTATTGACTGGAGAGCTTGATTCTACTTCTGGAGAAGTTATTGTAGAAAAAAATAAAAGATTGTCATTTTTAAAACAGGATCACTTTGCTTATGAAGATGAAGAAGTGTTAAATGTAGTAATGATGGGACATGCAAAATTATACGATATTATGCTGCAAAAAAATGCTTTGTATGCAAAAACTGAATTTACAGAAGAAGATGGAAATTTAGCAGCTGAACTCGAAGGAGAATTTGCAGAGTTAGATGGCTGGGAAGCTGAAACAAATGCTGAAAAATTCCTTATCGGATTAGGAATTCCCGCCGAATTACATCACAAACTGATGAAGGAATTAACAGAGCCTGAAAAAGTAAAAGTGTTGCTTGCACAGGCTATTTTTGGAAATCCTGATATTTTATTATTAGACGAGCCTACAAATGGACTTGACTTACATGCTGTAAAATGGCTTGAAGACTTTCTGATGGATTTAGAAAACACAACTGTGCTTGTCGTTTCACATGATAGACACTTTTTAAACAAAGTTTGTACTCACATTGCTGACATTGATTACGGAAAAATTAAAATGTTCGTTGGAAACTACGATTTCTGGTACGAATCAAATCAATTAATGCAGGAATTAATTAGAAACCAGAATAAGAAAATGGAGCAAAAGAAAAAGGAATTACAAGACTTTATCGCCCGTTTCTCTGCCAACGCCTCAAAATCAAAACAAGCTACGAGCCGTAAGAAACAGCTGGAAAAATTGCAATTTGAAGATATGCAGGTTTCTAATAGAAAATATCCATACATTGAGTTCAAGCCTGAAAGGGAAGCCGGAAACAATATGTTAAAAGTTGAGAACTTGACAAAAACTGTTGACGGGGAAAAAATTCTTGACAATATTTCATTTACAGTCAATACTGGAGACAAAGTTGTTATTTTATCCAAAAATGACATTGCCAAGACTACTCTTTTCCAAATTTTGGCTGGAGAGCTGGAGCCAGACTCAGGAACTGTCGAATGGGGAGTTACAACTTCACAAAGTTATTTCCCAAAAGATAACTCAGAATTTTTTGAAGATGTTGACTTGTCACTGATTGACTGGCTAAGACAATTTTCAACTGATCAGCACGAAGAATACGTACGTGGATTCCTAGGAAGAATGTTATTTTCAGGAGAAGAGGCAAGAAAAAAAGCTAAAGTCCTTTCTGGAGGGGAAAAAGTCCGTTGTATGCTTTCAAAAATGATGTTATCCAACGCAAACGTCCTATTATTAGACAACCCAACAGATCACTTGGATCTTGAAGCAATTACATCACTTAATAAATCACTAGAAAGATTTGACGGAACAATTTTATTTACAACACACGATCACGAATTTATCCAGACAATCGCAAATAAAATAATTGAAATTACACCAAAAGGCATTTTGGAAAAAGAAATGGAATATGATGATTATTTAAACGATGAAACTGTTGAAGCAAGACTGAATGAAATGTATAGTTAA
- a CDS encoding SH3 domain-containing protein, whose amino-acid sequence MKKVFLISILSVIFSAISMGTTFITSSKDNAINIRQSATTDSKVIETVKNGHIMESNEKSGEWYKVTYYDSDIKKSFTGYIHNSQLKEIVGKLVITSSEGYSNIREKPTTKSTIKTRLKKGQTVYAISKTDDDWYYIRYNGNEYGYIYGNQVAKK is encoded by the coding sequence ATGAAAAAAGTATTTCTAATTTCAATTTTATCTGTAATTTTTAGTGCAATTTCAATGGGAACTACGTTTATAACTTCGTCAAAAGATAATGCGATTAACATAAGACAATCTGCTACTACAGATTCCAAAGTCATTGAAACTGTTAAAAACGGGCATATAATGGAAAGCAATGAAAAATCTGGAGAATGGTACAAAGTAACGTATTATGACAGTGATATTAAAAAATCATTTACTGGTTATATTCACAACAGCCAATTAAAAGAAATTGTTGGAAAACTTGTTATAACTTCAAGCGAAGGATACAGTAACATAAGAGAAAAACCTACAACAAAATCTACAATAAAAACTCGATTAAAAAAAGGACAAACAGTTTATGCAATAAGCAAGACAGATGATGACTGGTATTACATAAGATACAATGGGAACGAATATGGTTATATTTATGGTAATCAAGTGGCTAAAAAATAA